The DNA segment GCACAGAGCCCCCTACTCTAAGGGAATTTTTTGTTATGTACCTGTGGCCAGACTGGAGTCTCTTTACACTGTCCAAGCAATGTATCCCAGGGACAAAATCACTGAAGTATCCTTGAGATGTTGTTGTGACCCTCTTCTTCCAGTGTTAACTCATCACCCCTCACTCTGGGGCTCCCCAATTTATTTTGGCCAGGAGTCAAAACCAGGGACTTGTGGTCCCAGATACCTTCTTTTTTGCTCAGTCTGAAATACCTTAACCACACCAAGTACTATGCTGTTGCATATAGACACTCAGAAAAACACACCTTTGAGGTGCGTCAAGATTGCTCTACCTTATATTGCACTACTTTAAACCACTCATCAGTGTTGATGTTCTCGGTCCTGTGGTGCCTGGGTGCTGTGGTCCCATTCCTACTGACAGTCACAGGCTTCACTTCAGACTGTTCTTTCCAACCCTTCTGTAGAATAGAAGCTGGACCCTGTCCTCCTTGTGATAGTATCGTAAAAGACTTTAAACCAGCTTTTACCCAGTGATATGAGAACTAAAGCAACGTTCGTATGCTGTCAGTCAGAATGTggactttaaaatatttgccgTTGTGCTCTCAGCAAAACAGTAAATTTCCCCTCAGACGTGACTGAACACTGAATAATTTATATTATTCAAATTTGGGTTTGGAGCCATGGTGTAATTGTTTGGGCTAGTTTAAATAGCtagaaacactgaaaacttCTTTTATTGTAGGTAACTGTTGGGTCTGGCTAGAGCAAGAATGGTGATGGGGCTCTTGCCCTTGGAAAAATGGATGAACAAAGGGATTTGGATGTATAGCAGAAGGTGTGGCTGCATTCAGGTGGGGTGTAAATAAGGCTGGGATATACGCAGTGTGTGGCAGTGTGGGAAAGGTCAGTGGGGAAGGGTGGAGAGGGGTGGTGGAGACCAAGTGCAATGGGTGTCCTGCCAGCAAAGCAGGGTGGGTGGGAATGAGGGCTGGTGCTAATGGGGAAAGTGGTATGGGGGCAAAATGTGCCTGAGAGAGGGGATGGAGGTGGGCCAGGGAGAGATGGCTGCCGTGGGGATGTACAGATGCCGAGACAGCAAAGCGTTGCAGCAGTGTGTGGTGGATGGTGGTGACAGCAGCGTGCTGCTGAACAGGGAGGGCAGGAACTGCTGGTGTTGCAGAGAAGGCAGCTGGTCCTGGGGCAGGCAAAACTTTCAGGTGTTTTGCCAGAAGTTGTTTCTGCATATGCTGCTGGGCTTGCAGCTGCAGCAACCTGTATTTTTCTACTTCCTCTGGTGAAAATGTGATAGGCTGCTGCGTTAAAGGAGGGGAGGTGGATTTGCTGTACACTTCTAGGTCATTTACTGTGTCCTCATACTTCTGCATAGCATTGTCACAAAGAGAGTCTGAACTGCCTTCTGCCCGGTTTGAGTCCATGTTTACATCATGTAGTTCTTCTTTGGTCTCTGTTGAATTAGCAACAACAGAATATCTATTAGAGGGAAAAGCACCAGGGAAATCATTTGGTACTGGGTCACAGCTTTGTATAAAGGGTTGCACTTCACTAATGAAGAGATTGGATTGTTCCTTTATTGCCGTGTTCCTTTTTATGCTCGGGCTCTGATAGCCTGTTCCTATTTGAATGATGTCTTTAAAAAGGCAATGATCATAATCAGTGCCAGTTGAAAGAGCAACATCAGTTATCTCTGATGCttcaaagttgtttttcttcacaCTGGTTTCCAATGAACTAATTTCATTATGCCCCGTGTCATTTTTACCTACACTTAGCAGTTTCTCTGGCAAAGGTAACATTGCAATATCATCTACCGATGATGAAAACTGAAGAGCAAAGTGACTTCGCGATTGATCCCTTAATTCTACCCCACAAGTGTTTGAAAATCTCTCTGAATCGTGCATTTGTTCCTGGGTTTTCTTGGACTGCACTCTTTCTAAAAGTAACTTGGCAGTCAGCgactttctttttccacataTGTCTTTTGCCAGGGTTTCAGAAGAGCAGGTGGCAAAGTTTTTTGGCTGACCATTCACATTCAGAGAGTCGTAATGTGCAATTGCAGCTTTTCCCATTTCAGTGTTAGAACCTCTTTCTGCGTCATCTTTTGTTTTGTCATCACAGTTGTCAGTCTCTTTTGAGAAGGATCCTGAACTGCTACCTCTTGATATTCTGCTACTAGACGATCTTTCGCTGCTTCCTGAGTCTCTGGTGGAACAACTTTTGGAGCTATGGTAGCTTCTACTTCCACTGTGCACTTTGCCAAAATGCCGGTGTCTACATCTGCTGTGTTTAGATCTGTCTCTGTGTTGTAAAACTCTATGTCTTGAACATCTTCGATATTTAAGTGTGCCCCTCTGTGTACAGTTTCTAGTTCTGTGAGTTCTGCTACAACAAAGGTAATCCTCATCTGTATCATTAGAAGTGAAAATACACTTGTGCTTTCTGTGCTTACATTTGTGCCTTTCAGctgtcttgctttttcttttacaacaaaaaagcaaatggttTCTGCTGTGATTGTTCGATGTGGGACTCAGGTAGCTCATGTAGCTACTCGTACCACTAACTGAAGTGTCAGAATAGCTGGAATGTCTGTCAGAGGAGGACTTTTGAGGAGATGGGAATCTCCAGCATCCCATGCAACTTCcacatctttcattttctgaataCCTGCTGTTTGAACTGGATTTATAACTAAGGAAACTTCCACTAGAGTCTTTTCCACTGTCACTTACGTCACTGCTGCAGCTGGCCACATCTTGAATGGATCTGCAGTCATTttggttttcaggtttttcctcagaataaataaaattacattttgcagcTTTAGACTTTTTAATCCTAGacataaaagcagaaaaggaaatgctttcatttctaatgttctggttttttctttcacagctaTGAAAATGATGCTTTAAAGGTCTTCTCAGTGTTGTTGTATGAAGACTTTTTTCTGTCACGTAATCCTTTTGTGAGACATCAAGGTAAGCAGGCACTTTGggtatattttcatttaaataatctGCAATGCATTTTTGaccattttcattcatttctttccCTATGTCTGACTCAGCTTTTTGCTTGACCTTTCTTGGATTTAGGGAACCTTTCATCTTCTTTGGTTTCAACAACTGATTATCTTGTTCATTTGACATTTGCTTGTGTTTTATTAAACCTGAGGCTTCATTTTCATCTGCAGTCTTATTTATAGAGTACTCTTTacagcttgctttgtttgtttcatGATGTTTACCATCTCTGTGATTTAAAGAGAGTCTGAAGTCAAAATACAGTGGATTACAGCCATATGAAATACAGGGCTCAGTTTTTGTAAACAAAAGTAATTCTGTGGGCCACTGTAGAGCAGTGGTGCCATCTTTGCTCACTACATGGAGGAAAGACAATGCCTGGGGCTTAACATCTTTAACTGTGGTCTCCCTTGGAAGTGTTTCCATATtcccatttgtgttttctgaacTCTCCAGtgatctttctctttttaccaCCCCAGGACTGTCATTAATGTTGCTTTCGCCTGTCAGCTGAGGTTCTGGCTGTTGTGGGAGCTCAGGTAACTGGTCAGGCAGGTGGGCATTGCTGTTCTTGTAGGTGTTCAGCTGTGTACAAAAATTGCTAGCGTGGCATGAAGGTGAAATGAGAGTTTCTAACAATTGTTCAGACTCATTCAATTTGCTCTCTTGCTCTGTTTCTTTAAGTGAACCAGAAAAATCCAAAtttgaaagctgtattttggCTTTGGAAAATGAAGGATGAGCACTGACCTTTTCTTCTAATTCTGTATCACTACTTTTATCATTTTCCTTTAGCATTTTAGGTTTTACAGCTACATGACTTGATGCACTGTTATCCAAATCCTTTTGGGCTTGTGTAATAGGTAGCCCTTTATCCAAGCTTGCTTTCATGTCCTCCTCCAAAAGTGTACCAGAGCAACAGCCCTCAAgagcttgctttgttttatggCTGGGGGATTCACTACAATCATTTCCTTCTTCAGAGTTCTCACTGAAGACTGATGCTGAGGACTCGAGCTTCAAAGGGACTTTTTTAGAGAATGAGAAAGACACTCCTGCCCTTTGAGAAGTATTGGTGCTATCTGGGAGCGCTTGTGAGACTTGATTTCCAAGCGCATGGGGTCTTTCGGTAGGGGACTGGTGCCTGCTTATGATAAGCTGTTGTTTCTCTAGTACGCTGCTGGAGAAACCTTGTCCTTCACTTGTGGTAGTTCTTGGAGAACTGGCTGTGAACTTGCCGCCCTTGTACAGGAAAATGCCATCTGGTGATTGCTGCTTTTCCATGACTAATCTGGGGGCTTTAAGCAATGGTCCACTCCCAGTCATGCTGTAAggtaattaaattaaaaaaaaaaacaaaacaacaagcTGTATTAAGTAACCAAGTTAAGGCAGAACTCGCATTTGACGATGTCTATCTGGTGAAGAAGGGTGTCACTCATGCTGTTACTAGGGAAAACTAAGTTTCTAAAGTTTCTAAAGGGTAAATGTGCAGTCTAGCCCTGAGCTTGGGCTTCTATATGGGCAAGACAGTCCTTACATACAGGAAATTATATGATTTGAAGTCAACACATGAATGCTCTTTTTCAGTTATGCCCATGTATATCCAGAATAAACAATATTGTCTTTACTCTGCCTTTACATCAAGGAGAATCTGGTCTGTGATAAGTCTTGGTTTTCTGAGAGGCCACTGCAAAGGAAATTGTGCCTTGTTCAAAATGAGACACTTCCACCTGGAGCATCTGCAGAATCAAACTCTGTAAGAGAAAAGGCAGCATTCTGCTTGCCTAGTGGGGGGAAGTGGGGGGtatgcatgatttttttaagagtagatttttattttatctttatacTATTCCACATTAGATGACTTTGTGAAATATTCAAAGAGATATTAATGCTAAAACTATCACCAAACATCGGTGGGGAAAAGGACACAAGGTGGATTTCCATCAATATTAATGGCAACTTCACTGCTCTCATTATCAATCACCATTTGACTTACTTCtccatatttttcctttctgtattgTACTCtcattaattaaattttttctcttcccaaaaCATCTCATATTTTAAATCTGTGGTTTAGTTTtcttgtactttaaaaaaaaaatatcaaccGATTTTAAGAAGGCCTTAACAATCATGGTAAATCACTGATTTTTTGCAATAGATAATTAACTGAGATTGGAATGACTGTTGCCATTTTCCATTAGAgatgagatatatatatagcCACCATACAAATGTTATTCCaagtaacattttaaacatacatTTCGTTAGACCAATTATCTACATTTGCTATCAATGCAGTATTACAGTACacttacatgaaaaaaatttgaaaccAGCGTCAGTTAAGAGTTTgattaaaaattagaaaatattttaattaaatgtaagTATATTATGACTGCCAGATCTGCATAGCAGCTATCTATAAATAGCCTAGCATGTTTTATAAATGCTATAAAAATGCATTGATCTTCAGCAGTGGAAACGACATAAAGACTCCCTGGAGTAGGGTCAACTCCAAGTATGAGAATATGTATGCATTTCTGAGAATATATTTGCATTTGCCACAAATTTGGCATCAGGAGATACAAATTCACCCCTATTTGTACATCAGGAAGGAATTATCTCTTGGAGAAGGCATGTAAAGAGATCATTTTCAAAGTCTCCttgcaacagcaaaataaagctgtgttttcagtttttcgGTGCAAGACATTAACAGTAATTTTGTTGTCAAATTGTATTAGCTTCTTGTAAAGAACTCTGTTGGGACCTGAGGCACAGTACTCAGGGACAATAATAATTGTGCGTGTGTATAGACTTTTGCTTAGACAGGCTGACTTTCTGTCTTGCCTGAGCAACTGGGCATGCTACCCCTCTGCCAAGATCTCAGCCACCCCTGAACCTGTTAGTCATTACAAACAGGAACAGCAAGCACTGTCTTTCCAGGCTCTTCGTAAAGGATTATGGACTCCTGGCTCTTTCTAAAAGCAAACCTGCTTTTTCCCTCCCAGACTCATTCTAGCTTTCCTATTGTCACTGACCTTATCGAACTATCTGAGACTACATCTTCAAGTGCATGCACATAAAGGCATCTTCCCACAGGCAGATACATTTCTTTCACTAGATTTGTATGAAAATGGAGTTGTAACCATAAAAGTGATACATTACCACTAAACAGTTATATTTCAGCAGATTACTCAAAAGCAATTACATAGGCCAAAATTAGTGTATAATAAACTCTGAATGTTATTATTTCCAGGGTACAGTAAGCTTGATATGAATTTTAAAGGATGCCACTTTAATTATCTACTTAACTCATTACGGTCATAGATTAATATAAACAATTGGTCTGGTGGCAATCTATTCTACTGACGCATTCAGTGTCATTAAACAAAGGAGATTTCTCAAATGTAAAGGTTTATTACTGAAAACTTTGTACTGTATCTTGATAT comes from the Haliaeetus albicilla chromosome 2, bHalAlb1.1, whole genome shotgun sequence genome and includes:
- the ZNF804B gene encoding zinc finger protein 804B isoform X1 yields the protein MACYLVISSRHLSNGHYRGIKGVFRGPLCKKGARSPDYAEKEKAAAKALEDVKANFYCELCDKQYHKHQEFDNHINSYDHAHKQRLKDLKQREFARNVASKSWKDEKKQEKALKRLHQLAELRKQSECMTGSGPLLKAPRLVMEKQQSPDGIFLYKGGKFTASSPRTTTSEGQGFSSSVLEKQQLIISRHQSPTERPHALGNQVSQALPDSTNTSQRAGVSFSFSKKVPLKLESSASVFSENSEEGNDCSESPSHKTKQALEGCCSGTLLEEDMKASLDKGLPITQAQKDLDNSASSHVAVKPKMLKENDKSSDTELEEKVSAHPSFSKAKIQLSNLDFSGSLKETEQESKLNESEQLLETLISPSCHASNFCTQLNTYKNSNAHLPDQLPELPQQPEPQLTGESNINDSPGVVKRERSLESSENTNGNMETLPRETTVKDVKPQALSFLHVVSKDGTTALQWPTELLLFTKTEPCISYGCNPLYFDFRLSLNHRDGKHHETNKASCKEYSINKTADENEASGLIKHKQMSNEQDNQLLKPKKMKGSLNPRKVKQKAESDIGKEMNENGQKCIADYLNENIPKVPAYLDVSQKDYVTEKSLHTTTLRRPLKHHFHSCERKNQNIRNESISFSAFMSRIKKSKAAKCNFIYSEEKPENQNDCRSIQDVASCSSDVSDSGKDSSGSFLSYKSSSNSRYSENERCGSCMGCWRFPSPQKSSSDRHSSYSDTSVSGTSSYMSYLSPTSNNHSRNHLLFCCKRKSKTAERHKCKHRKHKCIFTSNDTDEDYLCCSRTHRTRNCTQRGTLKYRRCSRHRVLQHRDRSKHSRCRHRHFGKVHSGSRSYHSSKSCSTRDSGSSERSSSSRISRGSSSGSFSKETDNCDDKTKDDAERGSNTEMGKAAIAHYDSLNVNGQPKNFATCSSETLAKDICGKRKSLTAKLLLERVQSKKTQEQMHDSERFSNTCGVELRDQSRSHFALQFSSSVDDIAMLPLPEKLLSVGKNDTGHNEISSLETSVKKNNFEASEITDVALSTGTDYDHCLFKDIIQIGTGYQSPSIKRNTAIKEQSNLFISEVQPFIQSCDPVPNDFPGAFPSNRYSVVANSTETKEELHDVNMDSNRAEGSSDSLCDNAMQKYEDTVNDLEVYSKSTSPPLTQQPITFSPEEVEKYRLLQLQAQQHMQKQLLAKHLKVLPAPGPAAFSATPAVPALPVQQHAAVTTIHHTLLQRFAVSASVHPHGSHLSLAHLHPLSQAHFAPIPLSPLAPALIPTHPALLAGHPLHLVSTTPLHPSPLTFPTLPHTAYIPALFTPHLNAATPSAIHPNPFVHPFFQGQEPHHHSCSSQTQQLPTIKEVFSVSSYLN
- the ZNF804B gene encoding zinc finger protein 804B isoform X2 encodes the protein MIQDYAEKEKAAAKALEDVKANFYCELCDKQYHKHQEFDNHINSYDHAHKQRLKDLKQREFARNVASKSWKDEKKQEKALKRLHQLAELRKQSECMTGSGPLLKAPRLVMEKQQSPDGIFLYKGGKFTASSPRTTTSEGQGFSSSVLEKQQLIISRHQSPTERPHALGNQVSQALPDSTNTSQRAGVSFSFSKKVPLKLESSASVFSENSEEGNDCSESPSHKTKQALEGCCSGTLLEEDMKASLDKGLPITQAQKDLDNSASSHVAVKPKMLKENDKSSDTELEEKVSAHPSFSKAKIQLSNLDFSGSLKETEQESKLNESEQLLETLISPSCHASNFCTQLNTYKNSNAHLPDQLPELPQQPEPQLTGESNINDSPGVVKRERSLESSENTNGNMETLPRETTVKDVKPQALSFLHVVSKDGTTALQWPTELLLFTKTEPCISYGCNPLYFDFRLSLNHRDGKHHETNKASCKEYSINKTADENEASGLIKHKQMSNEQDNQLLKPKKMKGSLNPRKVKQKAESDIGKEMNENGQKCIADYLNENIPKVPAYLDVSQKDYVTEKSLHTTTLRRPLKHHFHSCERKNQNIRNESISFSAFMSRIKKSKAAKCNFIYSEEKPENQNDCRSIQDVASCSSDVSDSGKDSSGSFLSYKSSSNSRYSENERCGSCMGCWRFPSPQKSSSDRHSSYSDTSVSGTSSYMSYLSPTSNNHSRNHLLFCCKRKSKTAERHKCKHRKHKCIFTSNDTDEDYLCCSRTHRTRNCTQRGTLKYRRCSRHRVLQHRDRSKHSRCRHRHFGKVHSGSRSYHSSKSCSTRDSGSSERSSSSRISRGSSSGSFSKETDNCDDKTKDDAERGSNTEMGKAAIAHYDSLNVNGQPKNFATCSSETLAKDICGKRKSLTAKLLLERVQSKKTQEQMHDSERFSNTCGVELRDQSRSHFALQFSSSVDDIAMLPLPEKLLSVGKNDTGHNEISSLETSVKKNNFEASEITDVALSTGTDYDHCLFKDIIQIGTGYQSPSIKRNTAIKEQSNLFISEVQPFIQSCDPVPNDFPGAFPSNRYSVVANSTETKEELHDVNMDSNRAEGSSDSLCDNAMQKYEDTVNDLEVYSKSTSPPLTQQPITFSPEEVEKYRLLQLQAQQHMQKQLLAKHLKVLPAPGPAAFSATPAVPALPVQQHAAVTTIHHTLLQRFAVSASVHPHGSHLSLAHLHPLSQAHFAPIPLSPLAPALIPTHPALLAGHPLHLVSTTPLHPSPLTFPTLPHTAYIPALFTPHLNAATPSAIHPNPFVHPFFQGQEPHHHSCSSQTQQLPTIKEVFSVSSYLN